From a region of the Tachysurus fulvidraco isolate hzauxx_2018 chromosome 5, HZAU_PFXX_2.0, whole genome shotgun sequence genome:
- the tnni1b gene encoding troponin I type 1b (skeletal, slow) isoform X1, which yields MAKALNSPHCAELYNKSFYFCPLGWIHIVKMPEQEKKSKISASRKLMLKSLMVAKAKEMLEQEAVDKEEEKQQYLAEKAPVLQTSGMSFADLHELCRELHAKIDEVDEERYDIEAKVLHNTREIKDLNIKVLDLRGKFKRPNLRRVRVSADAILRSLLGSKHKVSLDLRANLKSVKKEDTEKEKTVEVSDWRKNVEAMSGMEGRKKMFDAAKGPVQ from the exons ATGGCTAAAGCACTTAATTCTCCCCATTGTGCTGAGCTTTATaacaaaagcttttatttttgtcctctAGGTTGGATCCACATTGTAAAGATGCCTGA GCAAGAG AAAAAGTCCAAGATTTCAGCTTCACGTAAACTAATGTTGAAG aGCCTGATGGTTGCTAAAGCTAAAGAAATGTTGGAGCAGGAGGCAGTGgataaagaagaggaaaaacagCAATATCTGGCAGAAAAAGCTCCTGTTCTACAGACTAGTGGAATGTCTTTTGCAGATCTCCAT GAACTGTGTCGGGAGCTTCATGCCAAAATAGACGAGGTGGATGAGGAGCGCTATGATATTGAAGCAAAAGTGCTGCATAACACCAGAGAG ATAAAAGATCTAAACATTAAGGTTTTAGACTTGAGAGGGAAGTTTAAACGGCCCAATCTGAGAAGGGTAAGAGTGTCAGCAGATGCCATCCTGCGCTCTCTCTTGGGCTCCAAACACAAAGTGTCATTAGACCTGAGAGCAAACCTCAAATCAGTCAAGAAAGAGGACACAGAAAAG gaAAAAACCGTAGAGGTTAGTGACTGGAGGAAAAACGTGGAGGCCATGTCCGGAATGGAAGGCCGTAAGAAAATGTTCGATGCTGCCAAGGGACCTGTGCAGTAA
- the tnni1b gene encoding troponin I type 1b (skeletal, slow) isoform X2, which yields MPEQEKKSKISASRKLMLKSLMVAKAKEMLEQEAVDKEEEKQQYLAEKAPVLQTSGMSFADLHELCRELHAKIDEVDEERYDIEAKVLHNTREIKDLNIKVLDLRGKFKRPNLRRVRVSADAILRSLLGSKHKVSLDLRANLKSVKKEDTEKEKTVEVSDWRKNVEAMSGMEGRKKMFDAAKGPVQ from the exons ATGCCTGA GCAAGAG AAAAAGTCCAAGATTTCAGCTTCACGTAAACTAATGTTGAAG aGCCTGATGGTTGCTAAAGCTAAAGAAATGTTGGAGCAGGAGGCAGTGgataaagaagaggaaaaacagCAATATCTGGCAGAAAAAGCTCCTGTTCTACAGACTAGTGGAATGTCTTTTGCAGATCTCCAT GAACTGTGTCGGGAGCTTCATGCCAAAATAGACGAGGTGGATGAGGAGCGCTATGATATTGAAGCAAAAGTGCTGCATAACACCAGAGAG ATAAAAGATCTAAACATTAAGGTTTTAGACTTGAGAGGGAAGTTTAAACGGCCCAATCTGAGAAGGGTAAGAGTGTCAGCAGATGCCATCCTGCGCTCTCTCTTGGGCTCCAAACACAAAGTGTCATTAGACCTGAGAGCAAACCTCAAATCAGTCAAGAAAGAGGACACAGAAAAG gaAAAAACCGTAGAGGTTAGTGACTGGAGGAAAAACGTGGAGGCCATGTCCGGAATGGAAGGCCGTAAGAAAATGTTCGATGCTGCCAAGGGACCTGTGCAGTAA